ccaaaaagtaaatccgaataggaaagggacttggtgcatggtatacgcgtatatcgcatgggtcaaaatatgtattttttcccacccgctccacccacgtaaaatatgtatttttgcccacccgctccacccacgttttacaattcatacataagtgtatgattatatagtggagctcctctttagttttccacaatgtaagtcacccactcttgaactcagcaacagggatggaagcaaaacgccgcacaaaatataagaagaagaagaaaagtagacctagagatagtcgctgcttgtgtgttttttaaaaacagaatttcgagtcatatttataggatgagatacttgcaaatcaagttaggtttttttgttttcttcaaaaacaagtaaaactcgtaaaaggaatttcccacaaataaaactcttaaaaaataattttggaattaaattcctaaagaaaaaattctccaaaaagtaaatccgaataggaaagggacttggtgcatggtatacgcgtatatcgcatgggtcaaaatatgtatttttgcccacccgctccacccacgtaaaatatgtatttttgcccacccgctccacccacgtaaATCCGAAGATTTTTTAAATCATTAAATAAGATTCGTATGAATTTTGATCCATATGTTGTTTCTGACGATATAATATCTAATGGAATTTAAAGTACTTCATCCTTTTCATATAATCTTTACTAACCTTGATGTTCTGTGTTGAGCAAGTTGTTGCGATTTGTATGATAAACTATGAGTTGTTTTCCTGATCTTAAATTCGTTAATTGCACAAATAGCTTAATCAGATGGATGTAATTGATTTTGGGCTCAAGTCCCTTTGATTAATTTGGAAATTATGTCATAAATTAATACTTAtaattaagttttaatttttaatattaattttacgggctaacccgtgaacccgcaggttTTACCCGTTACGGACACGGGTTGAAAAAATgacaacccgtgaagaatatcaacccgcaagcttaggcttgttttaacccgtaacccgcgggttggtcacaagccagccccgacccgcccgtttgccagctctaatacaCTCCTATAAGGAACTCTGGTGTTGATATCTTGAAGCGCATCTACCAAATATGGAATAATACCTTTCCCATATTCGGTATCTGCGTAAAGAGGTACAGCTTCTCTCCATCCAAAAGCTTCAACAATGGCAGCAATAGCATTCACTTGAGACGTATCGTTTAGTGTTGTGCGAATGAAGTAGGGATTTTGAGATGGCGAAATAGAAGGAGTTGTTGCACTGAAAGAAATAACTGGAACGTGAGATCTGTCTCCGAGGTGCATCATGAAAACAGTTTGTGCTGATGTCGTTGGTCCAATGATAGCCTGCACTTCTTCATGTTTGATCAGATCTATAGCTGCCAAGTGCAATCAATAGAATATATTGAATCATTATTCATGATATAGGAAATTTATATAAGCATGCACATTTTTATGTACCCCCATTAAAGTTCTTAACAATCTAAGGTCAAACCCATTGCTGAAATAGCAAATAGCAATTAAAAGCACCCACTTGCACAATGCATGTAAGGTATTCACTATGGATGGATTTTTTTTGGAACTAACGCCTGATCCAATGTTTAATAGGACAGTAGGCCTCACCCCACGCTGGAGTCAATTTTCTGTTATGATATTATTTCTGGTAACTGTCCTTCAGTTTCTACAAAAATTCTTAAAGACCATGAAGATAACTGTAAAACAGTTCCCTCATGTAACTCGGCTTTTCTAGTGTGCTCTCATTCTTACAAGACCCACCATTTTCTAAGAGGATTTTCTgttccttttgtttttagttgatCATATGCTGCATCATTTTCTAAGAGGGTCTAAAATACTATGCgtcatgaaaaaataaaatttacaccTGTTCTTAGAATAATCACCCAAATTTCTAAAGGTGGAGAATAATTATAGAAAGACAGACGCAAGGAATAATCACGTGGAAAGTTTTGGCATTAtagaataagaaaacaaattcCAAATTTTGGTGCCTTTGGAATGTTGGTAAATCCAAAATTGCGTTGGCCTTAGTTATGCAATTTGCTAGAACTAATGTccaagtttgtttgtttttttctttctgaagtAATAATGTCCAAGTTTCTGACGGTTACCTTTATCTTACTGCAACTAGCTCCGCAAGGTTAAATTTTGGAAAATATACTCTTGCTATCCCACTAAAATATGCTTGTCtgcatttttttttgttcctcTAAAATATGTTTGTTTGTCTGGAAAAGAGTGAAAATGTTGAAATTCCTTGTACCATAACTAGTAGGCTTGTCTATAAAATATTGTGTTTCTGGTATTATAAGAGAGAAAATTTTCAAAgagtaaaacaagaaaaattggaAATTCTTTTGCTACAATGATAGCATTTTCCTTGTAATATGAAAAAGAGAGAGTGAGAGAGTATTCGTAGTCGTACCAGCAGAAGCTGCATCTAGGATATTTTCCTTAGAATTCCGAAAATGGAAATCCAATTTTCTCTTACGAGATGCATTGAAGTCATGGAGAGCCATGTTCATGGAAGTCACGTAAACCTTAACCTCGGCTACATCCAAATCAAGAACCACTCCAACTTTAAACTTCTCAACTTCTTTTGCATCTGCGGCCATCACAGTTATCCCATGACCTCCTAAATAATGGAAAACAAACAAGAACACTAAGAAAAGAGTACCAAGTTGACAGCATTTATGAATTGAGGTTCTCATGCTTCCAATCATCAAAAAGTTCATGTGATTTTTGTATAAAAAATCACTTGAACTTAACAGTTGATGATATTCAATGTCGAGTGGTAGTAAATTATCCATCCATTTATAGAAACAGCGGCAGAGCTGTGTATTGACTAGTGGATCAATTCCGCCCAAAGAAATGAAGAATTTTCTTCTGAAATATCAATTGAGATATGCAAATTCTGTTGGTTCTAGAATCCAAATTTTGTCTCTTTTGGCCACTGGGTCATGAAATACTAATGTCCAAAATTCTTCTTTCTTTGACTAGCCGACTGTTGATTAGTCAAGTACGATTTAGTGAGACTGACTGACATCAAATTTAAATACTGACTAAGATGTTTTTACGCGCAAATTGTTTCACTATCTAGTTAAATCAAATGTACTGATGGGATACAACAGACATAGTGAAGGCACTGAACGTGCATTCCGAAACTCAGACTGGGACGGCGTTTTCATATGTAGGCAGAATATTGGCAATGAGACTAGAGGTGCTCGACTGGCTCCCCCTTCTTATATCAAAGCAAACAAGTTCGTTTTCCATGTGAGCATAACATGACCTAACCGAAAGGATACCAGACTTATCACCCATATCGATAAGAGTTAGTAGAGAACATACCTCATCTACTTGAGTCTGCAGAAGGCGTCTATCCAAGCCTAAGTTCCAGGCTTCACCTCCTTAAAGAGTTGCAGCACAATTACCAATAGTCCACTTCTTTGTAGGGCTAATAGAGTAGATGTTTGAGAAGAGAGTTGAGAACTCACTCATTGATCCTGCCAAAAACAAATGGTGTTCCCTTCTCCAGCCTGGAGAATGAAATTCTTCTTAAAGGATTTTAAATGCTCATAAACACTTTTCCACCTTACACCCATGACAGTTTTAGGAGCTTTGGGACCCTATCAAAACCAGAAGAACTGTAGTTGCTATTGATCTCCTCTAAAGAGATTCCTCATATTTGAAAACTTTTTGGAAACCATCAAatgattataattacaataccaATCCTTGAACCATGTTTCAGCACCCAACTCATTGACCAGCTTTCCGAGTTCCGCAAGGATGCTGGAACCCTCCTATTGCAGCTTTGGACAGTCTATGAGAAATTACTTCTCTCCCTGGTTAAGCGTCTGAGCTGAATACAAAGATGGTCACATGGGAGAGCTATTGCCTGTCAAATCTCACTCCTTCGAGTGAAGTTGTTGTTTTGTGTAACTATTATCCAACGTTCAAAGCTGTAAAATACCAAGAAAAGAAGCTAAAAGCAACATAAACTGGACCTAGAAATTTGTCTCTATCAGGTAACACAAGATACCTTATCTACAAATTTCTTACTAGATGTGAACCTTTGGTGCTTGGCTATTATTTCAAAACCGATTCCTACAACAAGTTTCTACAAGTTCataaatttctctctaaaaaaaaaaacttaattaataAAAAACGTACCTTCCGAAACCAGCGAATTTGGTCATCATCTGCTTCGTAGCCTTCATACGCCGTGTGTGCTTTCCACTCTTACTCTTTTATGCATCAAGGTTAAGGCGATAACTCGACCACAGAAGGCAAAAATACTGAGTTGTTGGGGTTTGATATTTGCTGGGTTGGGAAGAACTAAAGAGTGCTTGGCATACTGAAAAAATACCATTCCCGCAGGACACCATGAtctaattttctttttgtaaGAACCTAAAATGAAAAACTGGATCGATCCCACATTGACCCAGTGTTACtaaaataatcaaagaagaagGCATAAGAAGTATTGTACTACTAGTTTTAGTTTAATGTGACTTTTGTATTTGTAGGTGGTAACACTTAAGGGATTAGAACGGCCTTCGTCCGTTGCTGACTGAGGTCGCAACGGCATATCGCTATTGCAAAATACGATGTGCGTTCGACTCTCGGTCAGCAACTTGCCGTTGCGACATTGTTTATTCGCAAGCGAGATCTGCCGTTGCTATGCTGTTTCTAATTACAGGAATACCCCTATCCGGAACTatggttctggttctaatttattggttgtggttctaatttagcaacagtAAAAAACGTTGCTATTTTGTTTGCAACAGAAAAAGGTCAGGTcttcattgacctggtcaaaatccatTCCCCCCACATTTACCCCACTGCAGTTACCCAGTTCCCCATATTCAGCATTCCACAGATATACAAACTTTTACACTTTCATTTCCACATTCACCATTATGAAAAAAGAATTCTTCAATTGAAGTTAACAACAAGTATGAGTATTTGATACAAACTATGTCATTCATTTAATGGACATATACATAAACATACTTAGTTCCTAAGTTCAGTTTGTATAAAGTTCTGAAATTCCTAAGTTCTTCCAACTTAAATCTCTGTAAGGAGATACTACATTATAACTTACAAATCTTGCAGCTGCTAAGGGACCTAATGGTTGGTGCTTTGCTGCTTTGTTCTCCAACCTTTCTGATCTCACAACAGAGCATCATTCAATTAACCTGCGAACAAAGCATCACATATTCTTCTAATCAGATATCCAGTATGCATATAAAGATTGAGTCGAAGACTAATAGGCTATATAATCAAATCAAAAGAACCCACATACTTCACACTAACACATAGCTTATGCAAGAGATTGAAAGTATCAAATTACACTCAATGAAACATGTATGCCTCTACAGTGGCTATTTCTGAATCAACAATCTCAATGAAAACCATCGTAAACAAACAATGAATAAGAGGATTTCAAGAATAACAAGTGATTAAGCCACTTCAGGATCTACTAGTATCAAAGGCATTTGACATGTCCACTAGAATCTCGGCAGTTCAAGTGATTGACAATAAATGCATCAGCTGTACCATATTAACAGTAGTTGCTATCCAGGCATTGCAATCAAGAAAAGAATTGCTAGTAATAGCAGCTTGAATAATGTCACTTGGGCATTACAATTcacatattttgttcttttttttctcaAAGTCATGTCACATATTCTTATATCCCCTGGTAGATGACCAAATCTTAATGAAAGTGTAAGCTATAAGCAACACAGGATAACATGTGTAAGGACTGAGCTTTTTTGTAGTTATAATTTCAATATAACAAAGTGTAATAAATTCAAAACTATCACAGGTTGAATTTTGATGAATGCATTAAAATATTGGTTAGAAAGTTATAAGTTATAACAATCACTTATAAGCATCATCCGAAGGCAAAACAGAAATACTACTCAAGTTTCGGGAAAGTCATGCCAGCTAGCAAACTCAAGTTTCGGCAATATCTGCAGCAAACCCATCATAAATGAACTAATAAAGTATCAAACTCTGCCATGGCTTACTTGCATACATGACTAATACTGGTCACGAACAATTAACAGCAACACTTTAATGTTTACTAAGAGCAGAACATTATAAAATTTTGAGACAACAGAAGTATCTTTGCacaaggaaataaatcaaaatcagATATGATATTTAATGTAACCAGACAAGGACGAAACTGAATAAATTGAATATTACttagtgaagaagaaaaatataccTTGGTAAGATCAAGGTTGATCACATGAGCAACTCTAGTGACATCTAAACCACGAGATGCAACATCTATGGCGACCTGGACAGTGAGTTTGGAGGTTAAGTCGTTGCAGGGGTGTAATATAAACACTACACATTTATTTAACTTAATTCAGATACAGAAGGGCATGGAGATACCAGAATATTAGCTGAGCTATTTCGAAAATTGCGAAGAGCTGCTTCTCTTTCACTTTGGCTACGACCACCATGAAGAGAAACAACGTGCAGGCCTTGCGCTATCAGGGCTTCTGCAACTTCATCAACCTAGTCTGAAACATCATACTAACATAACTTGTCAGCATCTCATAGGCGCTTCAAAAGTTCAAGTCATCAATCATGCAAAAAGGTCATTACCTTCCTTTCAACAAGAAGGTAATATATCATCTGAAAGCCAAAAGGTAACCAATAAATGGTATGTACTATTAGACACAAGCATACACACGGTTTAACACTGAAAATGCGACGCTCATGACAACCAAAAAACCAGAAATAACAAAAGTAGGGAGTTCAAGTTTATATAACAGGTTAAATAACATCATATAGATAGTGAACTACTTTTACCAGAAAAAAATTATGCGGACTCACCTTTCAAGAAGACTTTTTCTTAAGCTTGTAAGGGTATTTCTAGTAAATAGAAATGCTGCTGATCACAAGTGGCAATGCCAAAAGACAGTATATAGATGGTGGTTTTCCATCAAAAATAAACTGCAGCAAAGCGGTTACCAGCAACGCTGAAACAATGACAAATCCCTGCATAAATAcatgaaaagatgaacaaaatgCATCAAATTATCTCCCATTATGAGAGACCAATCTGTGAGGGAAGGAAGGATAGCACCTCTCCTTACTGTAGTAACACACCCAATCATCCTGATCTTTTTAAGAAACCTTAAAAGCATGACCACACTTTTTGTTGACTTCTCATTTGAATTTACGGCAGGCTCTAACAAGTGCCTCGACAGATGTCTCTATCAGAGTATCTTGGACACTTTAGAACTTGGTACTAAATTAAAGAAGTCTTCTGGGATTGTAAGGAAGAGTGTCCAGACATATTGGGTAAAGCAAAGGGAATGCAAGAATATTTTCCATACTACAACCTGAAGACTACATATTTACAAAGTTTCTGAGTATTCTACTTGCCTTGCGGACGCCACCGGCATGAGCAGTAACAAGTCCAACAAGGATCCCACCAACAACATTGGTTAGGACTGGTATCTGAgccaattgaaacaacatacacaaagagaaataagacaataaataaaaataacatagCACCGTACTACTACAACCTACTCGACGGTGCAAAACTTTGAAAAACCATTAATGATTCCACTACGAAATCCCATGTCATACGTTCAACAGTTGCAAAAGATGATAGAAATGGAGACTAATTTATTTTATGCAACTCAAAGCTTGAAACTTCCAAAATTTCCCAATACAGCCTAGTTTCAATTTAGGATCATCAGATGATGAAAGAATAAGGTGAACTATCTCCGACATAAGCAATAAGGTTATGAATAGCACTTAcgcttatatttatgcaatcaaGATATTGCCATCAGTTAAGTCTTTAGGGAAAATGAACAAATGATAAATGCTGAACATGCGCAAGCTAGAAATTTAGAGACCATGTAACATTTTTATAGATTTGAATGACAATTGTAGTATCGATTAAAAAACATGTCACTTATGAAAGCATGTTTCATAAAATTCATGATAACTTGTTAGAACGATTCTGGATGACTATTACCAGGGTGATTGCGGTCCaaccataaaaaaaaatccatgctTTCTGATCTGTTCTCCATCAGGAGACTTGTAGGTACTTGCCAGCAAGCACATGCTTCCAACAACTGACATTTCTACAGTCATTAGGTATGAACTATGCTTTTTCACCTGAAACATAGAGAACCCATAGCATAAGAGAGAGTTAGGTGCCTTAAATCAAGAAGTGAGTCTCAACTTCGAAAAATACGTAGTATTTGTTAGTAGTGACTAGTGACTAACCTGAGAAGCCCACTGACAGAGAGAATAAGAGAATCCCGAGAGTACAGATGCAACTAGAACAGGAATAATACCATGAAATAAAATCAGATCCGCGTCACTGCCACTAGAGCCCTTGCCCATGCCTTCCCCAACGCTTAATAGAACAGCTGCAAGAATCAACAAGACAAGACCCCCAATTTGCTGAACTGATTGTTTTTGCCTGTAGATAGGACCCAGAAACGACATCGTCAAAGACCGTAGAAAGTGGAAACTATGCTGACCTCTTTACGAGCATAATCGAATCTCGCATCAGGATATATATGACAGTTATGGCTTGTGGGGTATATCTTAATTCTCAGAAAAGCATATACAACATATTCAATTTTTACTATCAGATTACTTTACTGAAATGAATATTGAATGGGAGCAGAGACTATGGTGTCacaatgaaaattagtaatgatAGTTGCCAAACCTACCGCAATATGAGATATGTAAAGAAAGCCGTAAAAAGTATCTTTGTCCGATTGAGCATTGAGAAGGTAAGGGAATCTAGATTCTTGTAGGAGATCTGCAACAAGCTATTTTGCAGTGCATATATAGCTGCTGGAAGGCCTGATGTCGTCAACGCACCAATCAAAGTCCACTCTTTGtacattttttttcaaatttcctTCTTTCATAATGAGAAATAATGCACAAGTAACCTATGGAAAAGAAGTTCTAATCATGTCTACATAAAACACAAATAACCAAGCAGCAAAATAAACAACTCTATTTTGGGGCTTACATTTGCTACTTCACATGCCAGAACAGATGAAGTCACGATAACCTCTCGCCTGCAGCAGGCATAAACAAAGAGAATGTCATATAATACGCAACATAAATTCACAATAAATCTTTCTGCATTTAATTTTTCTTCTGGTAGTTTACTAAAACCATATGACGAAAGTAAACATGAAAACATTGCAAAGTTAAGCATTCAACAATGAACCACGTGAAATGGGTGGAGGAGATGGAAAGCAATTATTAGGAGCAGCTGGAAAGCATGGATGTGATATTACCAGAAACTCATAAAACATGTCTCCTAATCAAAAATAAATGTACTAATTCATATAAGCATGCTACTAGATTAAAGTGTTTCATCTAGAAGACAGCATTAACGAGTAACAACTGAGTTTGTTCAGAGTCCTGAGACCCATGTTTGAGAACGAACGTTGGAACAGCTGGCAAGGGTTATTACCATTATAACAGTATATGGGCAACAAAAAGAGGCATGACCAATCACTAATAATTTAAAATAATAGAGCAATAAGATTGATTTTCTAGCAAAGAAAGGTAATTGTAAGAGCTGAAAGCCGTCCCCATTAGCACAGCCATTTGAGCAACTGATTTTAAAAGTACACATTATAAAGTGCAG
This DNA window, taken from Papaver somniferum cultivar HN1 chromosome 3, ASM357369v1, whole genome shotgun sequence, encodes the following:
- the LOC113361354 gene encoding glutamate receptor 2.2-like, which codes for MNFLMIGSMRTSIHKCCQLGTLFLVFLFVFHYLGGHGITVMAADAKEVEKFKVGVVLDLDVAEVKVYVTSMNMALHDFNASRKRKLDFHFRNSKENILDAASAAIDLIKHEEVQAIIGPTTSAQTVFMMHLGDRSHVPVISFSATTPSISPSQNPYFIRTTLNDTSQVNAIAAIVEAFGWREAVPLYADTEYGKGIIPYLVDALQDINTRVPYRSVLELANGRVGAGL